A genomic segment from Arcobacter sp. CECT 8986 encodes:
- the rplQ gene encoding 50S ribosomal protein L17: MRHKHGYRKLNRTSSHRKALLKNMAIALIEREKIETTVPKAKELRRFIERLVTVSRNADLNTHRQVFAALQDKEATKKLINEIAPNYVGRNGGYTSIIKTRIRRGDATQMAFISFVK; encoded by the coding sequence ATGAGACATAAGCACGGATATAGAAAGCTAAACAGAACTTCTTCTCATAGAAAAGCGTTGTTAAAAAATATGGCAATCGCTTTAATCGAAAGAGAAAAAATTGAAACAACAGTTCCAAAAGCGAAAGAATTAAGAAGATTCATTGAAAGATTAGTTACAGTATCTAGAAATGCTGATTTAAATACTCACAGACAAGTATTTGCAGCTTTACAAGATAAAGAAGCAACTAAAAAACTTATCAATGAAATTGCACCAAACTACGTAGGTAGAAATGGTGGATATACTTCAATTATTAAAACAAGAATTAGAAGAGGTGATGCAACACAAATGGCATTTATCTCTTTTGTTAAATAA
- the gatA gene encoding Asp-tRNA(Asn)/Glu-tRNA(Gln) amidotransferase subunit GatA, which translates to MITLKEALQLSSEDIKNLREELKTKINESNIGAYVEQLTNSNISISGEGIPIAIKDNINVKNWEITCSSNILKGYISPYNATVINNLEKAGLSAFGRTNMDEFAMGSSTESSCYGKTLNPVDNTKVPGGSSGGSAAAVAGGIAIAALGTDTGGSIRQPAAYCGCVGMKPTYGRVSRYGITAYSSSLDQCGPITQNVEDAAILYDIISGHDEMDSTSANVEYTKVSENLNSDRKLTIAVIENFIEQASEEVKAGFNKAVEALKEAGHTIVYKNMVDTSKILSSYYIVATAEASANLSRFDGVRYGNRKGDAGLKDMYTQTKSQGFGPEVQKRIMLGSFVLSSGYYDAYYIKAQKVRHLIKDEYEQIFNEADLILSPVSPTTAPEFGSFKTSLEMYLSDIYTISVNLAGLPAISLPVAKDSSGMPVGVQFIGKAYDEQTVFDGALSLEKTVNYTK; encoded by the coding sequence TTGATAACTCTAAAGGAAGCACTACAACTTAGTAGTGAGGACATTAAGAATTTAAGAGAAGAATTAAAAACAAAAATAAATGAGAGTAATATAGGTGCTTATGTTGAACAATTAACTAATAGTAATATTTCTATTTCTGGTGAAGGAATACCTATTGCTATAAAAGATAATATAAATGTAAAAAACTGGGAAATTACTTGCTCTAGTAATATTTTAAAAGGTTATATCTCTCCATATAACGCAACAGTAATCAATAATCTTGAAAAAGCAGGTTTAAGTGCTTTTGGTAGAACAAATATGGATGAATTTGCGATGGGAAGTTCAACTGAATCTTCTTGTTATGGAAAAACACTAAATCCAGTAGATAATACAAAAGTTCCAGGAGGAAGTTCAGGAGGTAGTGCTGCAGCTGTTGCTGGTGGTATTGCTATTGCTGCACTTGGAACTGATACTGGAGGAAGTATTAGACAACCTGCTGCATATTGCGGATGTGTTGGAATGAAACCAACATATGGTAGAGTTTCAAGATATGGAATTACTGCTTATTCATCTTCACTTGACCAATGTGGACCAATCACTCAAAATGTTGAGGACGCTGCAATTTTATATGATATTATTTCTGGTCATGATGAAATGGATTCTACATCTGCAAATGTAGAATATACTAAAGTAAGCGAAAACTTAAACAGTGATAGAAAATTAACAATAGCAGTTATTGAAAACTTTATTGAGCAAGCAAGCGAAGAAGTTAAAGCAGGGTTTAACAAAGCCGTTGAAGCTTTAAAAGAAGCTGGACATACAATCGTTTATAAAAATATGGTAGATACATCAAAAATACTTTCTTCATACTATATTGTGGCAACAGCTGAAGCAAGTGCAAATTTAAGTAGATTTGATGGTGTAAGATACGGTAATAGAAAAGGTGATGCAGGTCTTAAAGATATGTATACACAAACTAAATCTCAAGGTTTTGGACCAGAAGTACAAAAAAGAATTATGCTAGGTTCTTTTGTATTGAGTTCTGGATATTATGATGCTTATTATATCAAAGCTCAAAAAGTGAGACATTTGATAAAAGATGAATATGAACAAATTTTTAATGAAGCAGACTTAATTCTTTCTCCAGTTTCTCCAACAACTGCACCTGAGTTCGGAAGCTTTAAAACTTCTTTAGAGATGTATTTAAGTGATATATATACTATATCTGTTAACTTAGCAGGGTTACCTGCGATTTCTCTTCCTGTAGCAAAAGATAGTAGTGGAATGCCAGTTGGTGTTCAATTTATAGGTAAGGCATATGATGAGCAAACTGTATTTGATGGTGCTTTATCTTTAGAAAAAACAGTAAATTACACAAAATAA
- the guaB gene encoding IMP dehydrogenase, with amino-acid sequence MRIKKRALTFEDVLLVPQKSEVLPKEVCLESKLTKNISLNIPFVSAAMDTVTEYQAAIAMARLGGIGIIHKNMDIESQALQCKKVKKSESGMIIDPVTIRPHQSLQDAEDIMASYKISGVPVVDENGILLGILTNRDMRFTKDFSLLAKEKMTKMPLITAKEGTTLDEAADIMHQNKIEKLPIVNEKNKLIGLITIKDINKKREYPNANKDEFGRLRVGAAIGVGQMDRAKALVEVGVDVLVLDSAHGHSKGILDTVKSIKAELDVEIIAGNVATAEATADLIKAGADGVKVGIGPGSICTTRIVAGVGVPQVSAIDECAAEAKKYDVPVIADGGIRYSGDVAKALAVGASSCMMGSVLAGTEESPGEVILSQGRKFKTYRGMGSIGAMTKGSTDRYFQEGTAADKLVPEGIEGMVPYRGAIADIIHQMVGGLRSSMGYSGSESIPVFQEKAEFVEITSAGLKESHVHDVTITNEAPNYHV; translated from the coding sequence ATGAGAATCAAAAAAAGAGCATTAACGTTTGAAGATGTACTACTAGTACCACAAAAATCTGAAGTATTACCAAAAGAAGTTTGTTTAGAATCAAAACTAACAAAAAATATTAGTTTAAATATCCCGTTTGTTAGTGCTGCTATGGATACTGTTACTGAATATCAAGCTGCTATTGCTATGGCTAGACTTGGTGGTATTGGTATCATTCATAAAAACATGGACATTGAGTCTCAAGCTTTACAATGTAAAAAAGTTAAAAAAAGTGAATCTGGTATGATTATTGATCCTGTTACAATCAGACCACACCAATCACTTCAAGATGCAGAAGATATTATGGCATCTTATAAAATCTCTGGTGTTCCAGTTGTTGATGAAAATGGTATATTATTAGGAATTTTAACAAACAGAGATATGAGATTTACTAAAGATTTCTCACTATTAGCAAAAGAAAAAATGACTAAAATGCCTCTAATCACTGCTAAAGAAGGTACAACTTTAGATGAAGCAGCTGATATTATGCATCAAAATAAAATTGAAAAATTACCAATTGTAAATGAAAAAAATAAATTAATTGGTCTTATTACAATTAAAGATATTAACAAAAAAAGAGAATATCCAAATGCAAACAAAGATGAATTTGGAAGATTAAGAGTTGGAGCTGCAATTGGTGTAGGTCAAATGGATAGAGCAAAAGCACTTGTTGAAGTTGGTGTTGATGTTTTAGTTCTTGACTCAGCTCACGGACACTCAAAAGGTATCTTAGATACAGTTAAATCTATTAAAGCTGAACTTGATGTAGAAATTATTGCAGGAAATGTTGCAACTGCTGAAGCAACTGCTGATTTAATTAAAGCTGGTGCAGATGGAGTTAAAGTAGGAATTGGACCTGGTTCAATTTGTACAACTAGAATTGTTGCAGGTGTTGGTGTTCCTCAAGTTTCTGCTATTGATGAGTGTGCAGCAGAAGCAAAAAAATACGACGTTCCAGTAATTGCTGATGGTGGTATTAGATACTCTGGTGATGTTGCAAAAGCATTAGCTGTTGGTGCAAGTTCTTGTATGATGGGAAGTGTACTTGCTGGTACTGAAGAATCTCCAGGTGAAGTTATTTTAAGCCAAGGAAGAAAATTCAAAACTTATAGAGGTATGGGTTCAATTGGTGCTATGACTAAAGGAAGTACGGATAGATATTTCCAAGAAGGAACAGCAGCAGATAAATTAGTTCCAGAAGGAATTGAAGGAATGGTACCTTATAGAGGTGCAATCGCTGATATTATTCACCAAATGGTAGGTGGATTAAGAAGTTCTATGGGTTATTCAGGAAGTGAAAGTATTCCAGTATTCCAAGAAAAAGCAGAATTTGTAGAGATTACAAGTGCGGGACTAAAAGAGAGTCACGTTCATGATGTAACTATTACTAATGAAGCTCCTAACTACCACGTATAA
- a CDS encoding DUF3144 domain-containing protein, which translates to MNNNQFLMRADEHIELANSQLNETTTQGEVSASLMYAAARFNAWMASTSFESAEAMKEEKEKIIEYFIKEYKIALAENIDNHIENYDFSQNDL; encoded by the coding sequence ATGAATAATAATCAATTTCTAATGAGAGCAGATGAGCATATTGAGTTAGCAAATAGTCAACTAAATGAAACAACAACACAAGGTGAAGTAAGTGCTTCATTGATGTATGCAGCTGCAAGATTTAATGCATGGATGGCTTCAACATCTTTTGAATCAGCAGAAGCAATGAAAGAAGAAAAAGAGAAGATTATAGAATATTTTATAAAAGAGTATAAAATAGCTTTAGCTGAAAATATAGATAATCATATAGAAAACTATGACTTTAGCCAAAATGATTTATAA
- a CDS encoding rhodanese-like domain-containing protein encodes MNETIIYPIIAIVIFIAYKKYTYYKVLKLVPSLLKQDGKIIDVRTESEFASGNKKGSINIPLASLKNRIDELDDTKPIIVCCASGSRSTLARRLLISKGFKNVYNAGKWKSLLKF; translated from the coding sequence ATGAATGAAACTATAATCTATCCTATTATTGCAATAGTAATTTTTATAGCTTATAAAAAATATACTTATTACAAAGTATTAAAGCTTGTACCATCTCTTTTAAAACAAGATGGAAAGATTATTGATGTACGAACTGAAAGTGAGTTTGCATCAGGTAATAAAAAGGGAAGTATTAATATTCCATTAGCATCACTTAAAAATAGAATAGATGAGTTAGATGATACTAAACCGATAATCGTTTGTTGTGCTAGTGGTAGTAGAAGTACATTAGCAAGACGTCTTTTAATATCTAAAGGTTTTAAAAATGTATATAATGCTGGTAAATGGAAGTCGCTTTTAAAATTCTAA
- a CDS encoding DCC1-like thiol-disulfide oxidoreductase family protein gives MKIELYYDKECPFCKYYANYIKLKEKNSLTLIDVREDIKSITTLKNKGFDINDGFIIQVDDTEFYQGSEAILYLNKIATKKIYFKDNIFFKHILYPFVKYLRKFVLMLLNKSSKL, from the coding sequence ATGAAAATAGAACTATATTACGATAAAGAGTGCCCTTTTTGTAAATACTATGCAAACTACATAAAACTAAAAGAAAAAAACAGTCTAACTTTAATAGATGTAAGAGAAGATATCAAATCTATAACAACACTTAAAAATAAAGGTTTTGATATAAATGATGGATTTATTATTCAAGTTGATGATACTGAATTTTATCAAGGCTCTGAAGCTATTTTGTATCTAAATAAAATAGCTACTAAGAAGATATATTTTAAAGATAATATATTTTTCAAACATATACTTTATCCTTTTGTTAAATACTTAAGAAAATTTGTACTTATGCTTTTAAATAAAAGTAGTAAGTTATAA
- a CDS encoding polysaccharide deacetylase family protein: MKKLFFLLLYFSCVLSANKIEQYKVLSGSFFYKDAHYSFLRSFYKDEKKYFLVVNEDSLKTKLFKLSDLSSIILEKKTNTKYKKLLKKYNTPPYKLQNFGITSINTNRVYLTADLCPSSKKGYEDKFIDYFISRYYNGSALNITFFVSGNWIRKHKDDFLQLVNLQKQNKLNITWGNHTFTHYYSSHLPFSQNFLLKKGTNLKNEILNVEKILLENGVLPSILFRFPGLISDKKTVNYINMLGLLPVGSNAWVAKNEDIHDGSIILIHGNKNEPLGIKKAISIFEKNNFVFGSILTDLK; this comes from the coding sequence ATGAAGAAACTATTTTTTCTATTACTTTATTTTAGTTGTGTTTTATCTGCAAATAAAATAGAGCAGTACAAAGTTCTAAGTGGCTCTTTTTTTTATAAAGATGCACATTACTCTTTTTTACGTTCATTTTATAAAGATGAAAAGAAATACTTTTTAGTAGTAAATGAAGATAGTTTAAAAACAAAACTTTTTAAACTATCTGATTTATCAAGTATAATATTAGAAAAAAAGACAAATACAAAATATAAAAAATTACTAAAAAAATACAATACTCCACCATACAAATTACAAAATTTTGGTATTACAAGTATTAATACAAATAGAGTTTATCTCACAGCAGATTTGTGTCCTTCTTCTAAAAAAGGTTATGAAGATAAGTTTATAGACTATTTTATCTCTCGTTATTATAATGGTAGTGCTTTAAATATCACTTTTTTTGTATCTGGAAACTGGATAAGAAAACATAAAGATGATTTTTTACAGTTAGTAAATTTACAAAAACAAAATAAATTAAATATCACTTGGGGAAATCATACTTTTACTCACTATTATAGTTCTCATCTTCCTTTTAGCCAAAACTTTTTATTGAAAAAGGGTACAAACTTAAAAAATGAGATTTTAAATGTAGAGAAAATACTTCTTGAAAATGGTGTGTTGCCTTCTATTTTATTTAGATTTCCTGGACTTATTTCAGATAAAAAAACAGTAAATTATATAAATATGTTGGGCTTACTTCCTGTTGGTTCAAATGCATGGGTAGCAAAAAATGAAGATATTCATGATGGTAGTATCATACTTATTCATGGAAATAAAAATGAACCACTTGGTATAAAAAAAGCCATCTCAATTTTTGAAAAAAACAATTTTGTATTTGGTTCTATTTTAACTGATTTAAAATAG